In Ipomoea triloba cultivar NCNSP0323 chromosome 7, ASM357664v1, a single genomic region encodes these proteins:
- the LOC116024398 gene encoding uncharacterized protein LOC116024398, whose amino-acid sequence MFLSNKKKLEKNAIFDLSVGAMTRAILKKSLPPKLKDSCSFFIPCVIRGFAFGRAQTYINDPTNGRPLNQALVGVLEDILMMIDQYLILGDFVVLDIEEDSKVPIILGRPFLATAEVIDVNKGKLAMEIRDNKIEFNIFQMVKHRPSYIDEYKFIGVHVVVWVVTVRIRLLEKKETKILTKCMVWKKNSR is encoded by the exons ATGTTTTTGAGCAATAAGAAGAAATTAGAGAAGAATGCTATATTTGATTTGAGTGTGGGAGCCATGACACGTGCTATCCTTAAAAAATCTTTACCTCCAAAACTAAAGGACTCCTGTAGTTTCTTCATACCTTGTGTGATAAGAGGATTTGCG TTTGGGAGAGCGCAAACCTACATCAATGACCCTACAAATGGAAGACCGCTCAACCAAGCGCTGGTGGGAGTCTTGGAGGACATCCTGATGATGATAGATCAATATCTCATCCTGGGTGATTTTGTAGTTCTTGATATTGAGGAGGATTCTAAGGTGCCCATCATTTTGGGAAGACCATTCTTAGCCACCGCGGAAGTTATTGATGTGAATAAAGGAAAATTGGCCATGGAGATAAGGGATAACAAGATTGAGTTTAACATCTTTCAAATGGTCAAACATCGACCCTCATATATTGATGAATACAAGTTCATAGGTGTACATGTGGTCGTGTGGGTGGTGACTGTGAGAATAAGGTTGTTGGAGAAAAAGGAAACCAAAATTTTGACAAAGTGCATGGTTTGGAAAAAGAATTCAAGGTAA
- the LOC116024400 gene encoding uncharacterized protein LOC116024400 has protein sequence MSYGSVACILKEAVKVYMYYVRASHVHKVRAEATNSALQQNLSQGRNRRDAMAAAAEVGDAAARRAYLQAKHIMAPTVSSVWDFFETVYAGGTTCEGVVRSAGTFLGAYSGGLAGEGRLRWFGFLIGSQLGSWVGGRLGLAVYDVGIGVHYLLHLSNYKPTISNHIHTNSSSYSQI, from the coding sequence ATGAGCTACGGGAGCGTGGCGTGCATCCTCAAAGAGGCGGTCAAGGTTTACATGTACTACGTTAGAGCTTCTCACGTTCACAAGGTAAGGGCGGAGGCCACAAACTCCGCCCTCCAACAAAACCTATCCCAAGGCCGAAACCGCCGAGACGCGATGGCGGCGGCCGCCGAAGTGGGGGACGCGGCGGCGAGGCGCGCGTATTTGCAAGCGAAGCACATAATGGCGCCCACCGTGTCGTCGGTTTGGGATTTCTTCGAGACGGTTTACGCGGGAGGGACAACCTGCGAGGGAGTGGTTAGAAGCGCCGGGACGTTCTTGGGGGCGTATTCCGGCGGATTGGCCGGCGAAGGAAGGCTGCGTTGGTTCGGGTTCCTCATCGGAAGCCAGTTGGGAAGCTGGGTTGGTGGGAGGCTGGGGCTTGCGGTTTATGATGTTGGAATTGGAGTGCATTATCTTCTTCACCTCAGTAATTACAAACCAACCATTTCAAACCACATTCATACCAACTCTTCATCATACTCAcaaatataa